A stretch of Helicobacter pylori oki112 DNA encodes these proteins:
- a CDS encoding class II aldolase and adducin N-terminal domain-containing protein, producing the protein MINMNTHTRGIDSGLIHSLQSISLSMFRKGFFGLYQGSISARIGANQFVINKRNAVFDQLNENTLLVLHDKIDYRWKEASLDSPIHASVYREFLDAKFIAYARPPYSLAYSLRHNRLLPRDYLGYRSLGEEISIFNPKDYDSWQERADTEILRQLQESKKYFVFIKGCGIFAYHRELSKLMEVFDLIENSCKVLRLGDLMDYCYNDDPRLSV; encoded by the coding sequence ATGATAAACATGAACACACACACAAGAGGCATTGACAGCGGACTGATTCATTCGCTCCAAAGCATTTCGTTATCCATGTTTAGAAAGGGTTTTTTTGGGCTTTATCAAGGCTCCATTTCGGCGCGCATTGGCGCAAATCAATTTGTGATCAATAAAAGAAACGCTGTTTTTGATCAATTGAATGAAAACACCTTACTGGTTTTGCATGACAAGATAGATTACCGCTGGAAAGAAGCGAGCCTGGATTCGCCCATTCATGCGAGCGTGTATCGGGAGTTTTTGGACGCTAAATTCATCGCTTACGCGCGCCCTCCTTATAGTTTGGCGTATTCCTTGCGCCACAACCGATTGCTCCCTAGAGATTATTTGGGGTATCGTTCTTTGGGCGAAGAAATTTCCATTTTTAACCCCAAAGACTATGACAGCTGGCAAGAAAGAGCGGATACAGAAATTTTACGCCAATTACAAGAGAGCAAAAAATATTTTGTTTTCATTAAGGGGTGTGGGATTTTTGCCTACCACAGAGAGCTTTCTAAACTCATGGAAGTTTTTGATTTGATTGAAAACTCATGCAAGGTTTTACGATTGGGCGATTTAATGGATTATTGCTATAATGATGATCCACGATTGAGCGTGTAA
- a CDS encoding motility associated factor glycosyltransferase family protein encodes MDIYQKNLQALFKKDPLLFAQLKAIKENKKYEVFLGNDSANFNLLDKETNTPLFEKSPLDSSLELYKNSEIYMLYPYLYYFGLGNGVFYRLLLGNGNLKRLVVIEPEIEIIFIVLNLLDFSTEILENRLILLHASFCNYNMIASLFDMDKKSRLYARMYDLKLFNAYYERYSSQMIEINQHFTRALEHGAISVGNDAKDALIGIKQHAANLPEVIKSPSLVDFVSALKNRDTAIIVSTGPSLNRQLPLLKEIAPYATLFCIDASFPILAKAGIKPDIVLSLERVDLTAKFYEETPLDFQEGVIFALTSIVHKRLIQAIKKGVKQFSFRPFGYTNLFDLHQYGYVGIGMSAANMAYELVVHSRFKRCVFIGQDLSFSQSGNSHASGAIYGDREIKPKKDKDKIFIEKYGGNGEVETTLVWKLFLEFFEKDIFNTPYKLEVINATEGGARIKGTKEMPFKEVCEKIDKSKPKPPINLIYPTQSEQTKNLKIAKQKCEEIIKYANEKKTQVEEAFLKVAEFLEEVEKLHEKNKLEELDFKELENLSTEIDNVKELFDDKRFNSYFMDAIQSYIFHQELHIAEIVCKKTSNEDELRAKQLEYIYAHKYWLFSLAGGMDCVIEAIKMALKEW; translated from the coding sequence ATGGATATTTATCAAAAAAACTTACAAGCTCTTTTCAAAAAAGACCCTCTTTTGTTCGCACAACTCAAAGCCATTAAAGAAAACAAAAAATACGAAGTGTTTTTAGGGAATGATAGCGCGAATTTCAATCTCTTAGATAAAGAAACAAACACGCCCTTATTTGAAAAAAGCCCGCTAGATTCAAGCTTAGAGCTATATAAAAATAGCGAAATTTACATGCTTTATCCTTATTTGTATTATTTTGGCTTGGGTAATGGGGTGTTTTACCGCTTGCTTTTAGGCAATGGCAATTTAAAACGCTTGGTGGTCATTGAGCCTGAAATAGAAATTATTTTCATTGTGCTGAATCTTTTGGATTTTTCCACTGAGATTTTAGAAAATCGTTTGATTTTATTGCATGCAAGTTTTTGCAATTACAACATGATCGCTTCATTATTTGATATGGATAAAAAGTCTCGTTTATACGCAAGAATGTATGATTTAAAACTTTTTAACGCTTATTATGAACGATATTCTAGTCAAATGATAGAAATCAACCAGCATTTCACGCGCGCTTTAGAGCATGGCGCTATTAGCGTAGGCAATGATGCTAAAGACGCACTCATAGGCATCAAACAGCATGCCGCTAATTTGCCTGAAGTCATCAAAAGTCCTAGTTTAGTGGATTTTGTGAGCGCTTTAAAAAACAGAGACACCGCTATCATTGTTTCAACCGGGCCTAGTTTAAATAGGCAACTCCCCCTTTTAAAAGAAATCGCTCCTTATGCGACGCTTTTTTGCATAGACGCTTCTTTCCCTATTTTGGCTAAAGCCGGTATCAAGCCTGATATTGTGCTGTCTTTAGAAAGGGTGGATTTAACGGCGAAATTCTATGAAGAAACCCCCTTAGATTTTCAAGAAGGCGTTATTTTTGCTCTGACTTCCATTGTGCATAAACGATTGATTCAAGCGATTAAAAAGGGGGTTAAGCAATTCAGTTTCCGCCCCTTTGGTTACACCAACCTTTTTGATTTGCACCAGTATGGTTATGTGGGCATAGGCATGAGCGCAGCGAACATGGCGTATGAATTAGTGGTGCATTCTCGTTTCAAAAGGTGCGTGTTTATTGGGCAAGATTTGAGCTTTTCACAAAGCGGTAACAGCCATGCCAGTGGGGCGATTTATGGCGATAGGGAGATCAAACCTAAAAAAGATAAAGACAAGATTTTTATAGAAAAATACGGGGGTAATGGGGAAGTAGAGACCACTTTAGTGTGGAAGCTTTTCTTAGAATTTTTTGAAAAAGATATTTTTAACACGCCCTATAAACTAGAAGTCATTAACGCTACTGAAGGGGGGGCTAGGATTAAAGGGACTAAAGAAATGCCTTTTAAAGAAGTGTGCGAAAAAATAGACAAATCCAAGCCAAAGCCTCCTATCAACCTTATTTATCCCACTCAATCAGAACAGACTAAAAATTTAAAGATCGCCAAACAAAAATGCGAAGAGATCATCAAATACGCCAATGAGAAAAAAACGCAAGTTGAAGAAGCGTTTTTAAAGGTGGCAGAGTTTTTAGAAGAAGTGGAAAAGCTTCATGAAAAAAACAAATTAGAAGAGTTGGATTTTAAGGAATTAGAAAATTTGAGCACTGAAATTGATAACGTTAAAGAGCTTTTTGATGACAAGCGATTCAATTCGTATTTTATGGATGCGATACAATCTTACATTTTCCACCAGGAATTGCACATCGCTGAAATCGTGTGCAAGAAAACGAGTAATGAAGACGAATTAAGGGCTAAGCAATTAGAATACATTTACGCGCACAAATACTGGCTTTTTAGTTTAGCGGGCGGGATGGATTGCGTGATAGAAGCGATCAAAATGGCTTTGAAGGAATGGTAA
- a CDS encoding flagellin B has translation MSFRINTNIAALTSHAVGVQNNRDLSSSLEKLSSGLRINKAADDSSGMAIADSLRSQSANLGQAIRNANDAIGMVQTADKAMDEQIKILDTIKTKAVQAAQDGQTLESRRALQSDIQRLLEELDNIANTTSFNGQQMLSGSFSNKEFQIGAYSNTTVKASIGSTSSDKIGHVRMETSSFSGAGMLASAAAQNLTEVGLNFKQVNGVNDYKIETVRISTSAGTGIGALSEIINRFSNTLGVRASYNVMATGGTPVQSGTVRELTINGVEIGTVNDVHKNDADGRLTNAINSVKDRTGVEASLDIQGRINLHSIDGRAISVHAASASGQVFGGGNFAGISGTQHAVIGRLTLTRTDARDIIVSGVNFSHVGFHSAQGVAEYTVNLRAVRGIFDANVASAAGANANGAQAETNSQGIGAGVTSLKGAMIVMDMADSARTQLDKIRSDMGSVQMELVTTINNISVTQVNVKAAESQIRDVDFAEESANFSKYNILAQSGSFAMAQANAVQQNVLRLLQ, from the coding sequence ATGAGTTTTAGGATAAATACCAATATCGCCGCTTTAACTTCTCATGCGGTAGGGGTTCAAAACAACAGAGACCTTTCAAGCTCGCTTGAAAAGTTAAGCTCAGGACTTAGGATCAATAAAGCCGCTGACGATTCTAGTGGGATGGCGATCGCTGATAGCTTAAGGAGTCAAAGCGCGAATTTGGGTCAAGCGATCCGCAACGCTAATGACGCTATTGGTATGGTTCAAACCGCTGATAAAGCGATGGATGAACAAATCAAAATCTTAGACACCATTAAAACCAAAGCCGTTCAAGCCGCTCAAGATGGGCAAACTTTAGAAAGCCGAAGAGCGCTCCAAAGCGATATTCAAAGGTTGTTAGAAGAACTAGACAATATCGCTAACACCACAAGCTTTAACGGCCAACAAATGCTTTCAGGAAGTTTTTCTAACAAAGAATTTCAAATTGGCGCGTATTCTAACACCACGGTTAAGGCGTCTATTGGCTCAACGAGCTCAGATAAGATTGGGCATGTGCGCATGGAAACTTCTTCTTTTAGCGGTGCAGGCATGCTCGCTAGTGCAGCGGCACAAAACTTGACTGAAGTGGGATTGAATTTCAAACAAGTCAATGGCGTGAATGATTATAAGATTGAAACCGTGCGTATTTCTACAAGCGCTGGCACTGGGATTGGGGCGTTAAGCGAAATCATCAATCGTTTTTCTAACACTTTAGGCGTTAGGGCTTCTTATAATGTCATGGCCACCGGCGGCACTCCCGTGCAATCAGGAACCGTGAGAGAGCTCACCATTAATGGCGTAGAAATTGGGACCGTGAATGATGTGCATAAAAACGACGCTGACGGGAGGTTGACTAACGCCATTAACTCCGTCAAAGATCGCACCGGCGTGGAAGCGAGCTTGGATATTCAAGGGCGCATTAATTTGCACTCCATTGATGGGCGCGCGATTTCTGTGCATGCAGCGAGCGCGAGCGGCCAGGTTTTTGGGGGAGGGAATTTTGCAGGGATTTCTGGGACACAACATGCGGTTATTGGGCGCTTAACCTTGACCAGAACTGACGCTAGAGACATCATTGTGAGCGGTGTGAATTTTAGCCATGTGGGCTTTCATTCCGCTCAAGGGGTGGCAGAATACACCGTGAATTTGAGAGCGGTTAGGGGCATTTTTGATGCGAATGTGGCTTCAGCAGCTGGAGCGAACGCTAATGGCGCGCAAGCGGAGACCAATTCTCAAGGTATAGGGGCTGGGGTAACAAGCCTTAAAGGGGCGATGATTGTGATGGATATGGCAGATTCTGCGCGCACGCAATTAGACAAGATCCGATCTGATATGGGTTCGGTGCAAATGGAATTGGTTACCACCATTAATAATATTTCTGTAACCCAAGTGAATGTTAAAGCGGCTGAATCTCAAATCAGAGATGTGGATTTTGCTGAAGAGAGCGCGAACTTTTCTAAATACAATATTTTGGCGCAAAGCGGGAGTTTTGCTATGGCGCAAGCGAATGCGGTGCAACAGAATGTCTTAAGGCTTTTACAATAA
- the topA gene encoding type I DNA topoisomerase, translating into MKHLIIVESPAKAKTIKNFLDKNYEVIASKGHVRDLSKFALGIKIDETGFTPNYVVDKDHKELVKQIIELSKKASITYIATDEDREGEAIGYHVACLIGGKLESYPRIVFHEITQNAILNALKTPRKIDMSKVNAQQARRFLDRIVGFKLSSLISSKITKGLSAGRVQSAALKLVIDRERGIKAFKPLTYFTLDAYFEPHLEAQLISYKGNKLKAQELIDEKKAQEIKNELEKESYIISSIVKKSKKSPTPPPFMTSTLQQSASSLLGFSPTKTMSIAQKLYEGVATPQGVMGVITYMRTDSLNIAKEALEEARDKILKDYGKDYLPPKAKVYSSKNKNAQEAHEAIRPTSIILEPNALKDYLKPEELRLYTLIYKRFLASQMQDALFESQSVVVACEKGEFKASGRKLLFDGYYKILGNDDKDKLLPNLKENDPIKLEKLESNAHVTEPPTRYSEASLIKVLESLGIGRPSTYAPTISLLQNRDYIKVEKKQISALESAFKVIEILEKHFEEIVDSKFSASLEEELDNIAQNKADYQQVLKDFYYPFMDKIEAGKKNIISQKVHEKTGQSCPKCGGELVKKNSRYGEFIACNNYPKCKYIKQTENANNEAKQELCEKCGGEMVQKFSRNGAFLACNNYPECKNTKSLKNTPNAKEIIEGVKCPECGGDIALKRSKKGSFYGCNNYPKCHFLSNHKPINKRCEKCHYLMSERIYRKKKAHECIKCKERVFLEEDNG; encoded by the coding sequence ATGAAGCACCTTATTATTGTAGAATCCCCAGCAAAAGCCAAAACCATTAAAAATTTTTTGGATAAAAATTACGAAGTCATCGCCTCTAAAGGGCATGTTAGGGATTTATCCAAATTCGCTTTAGGCATTAAGATTGATGAAACAGGCTTCACTCCTAATTATGTCGTGGATAAAGATCATAAAGAACTTGTCAAACAAATCATAGAGCTTTCTAAAAAAGCATCTATTACTTATATTGCTACCGATGAAGACAGAGAGGGGGAAGCGATAGGTTATCATGTGGCATGTTTGATTGGAGGGAAATTGGAGAGCTATCCTAGGATTGTTTTTCATGAGATCACGCAAAATGCGATTTTAAACGCTCTAAAAACCCCACGAAAAATTGACATGTCTAAGGTCAATGCCCAACAAGCCAGGCGTTTTTTAGATCGGATCGTGGGTTTTAAGCTCAGCTCGTTGATTTCATCTAAAATCACTAAAGGTTTGAGCGCTGGGCGGGTGCAAAGCGCGGCTTTAAAGCTTGTGATTGATAGAGAAAGGGGAATCAAAGCCTTTAAGCCTTTAACCTACTTCACGCTAGACGCTTATTTTGAGCCGCATTTAGAAGCGCAACTCATCAGCTATAAGGGCAACAAACTCAAAGCCCAAGAACTCATTGATGAAAAAAAAGCTCAAGAGATTAAAAACGAATTAGAAAAAGAAAGCTATATTATTTCTAGTATCGTTAAAAAGTCTAAAAAATCCCCCACACCGCCCCCTTTCATGACTTCCACTTTACAGCAAAGCGCTTCCAGTCTTTTAGGCTTTTCGCCTACAAAAACCATGAGTATCGCTCAAAAATTGTATGAAGGCGTAGCCACCCCGCAAGGCGTTATGGGGGTGATCACTTACATGAGGACCGATAGCTTGAATATCGCTAAAGAGGCTTTAGAAGAAGCGAGGGATAAGATTTTAAAAGACTATGGCAAAGACTACTTACCCCCTAAAGCCAAAGTCTATTCCAGCAAGAATAAAAACGCCCAAGAAGCCCATGAAGCGATCAGGCCCACTTCTATTATTTTAGAGCCAAACGCTTTAAAAGACTACCTTAAGCCTGAAGAATTAAGGCTCTATACTTTAATTTACAAACGCTTTTTAGCTTCTCAAATGCAAGACGCTCTTTTTGAAAGCCAAAGCGTGGTTGTGGCTTGCGAAAAAGGCGAGTTTAAAGCGAGTGGCAGAAAACTCCTTTTTGATGGCTATTATAAAATTTTAGGCAATGACGATAAGGACAAATTGCTCCCCAATTTGAAAGAAAATGACCCCATTAAATTAGAAAAACTAGAGAGCAACGCCCATGTTACAGAGCCTCCAACGCGCTATTCAGAAGCGAGTTTGATTAAAGTTTTAGAAAGTTTAGGCATAGGCAGGCCTAGCACCTACGCCCCAACGATTTCTCTTTTACAAAACAGAGACTACATCAAGGTAGAAAAAAAGCAAATCAGTGCTTTAGAGAGCGCTTTTAAAGTGATAGAAATTTTAGAAAAGCATTTTGAAGAGATTGTGGATTCCAAATTCAGCGCTTCTTTAGAAGAGGAACTGGACAATATCGCTCAAAATAAAGCCGACTACCAGCAAGTCTTAAAGGACTTTTACTACCCTTTTATGGATAAAATTGAAGCCGGGAAAAAGAATATCATCTCTCAAAAAGTGCATGAAAAAACCGGCCAATCATGCCCTAAATGCGGAGGAGAATTAGTCAAAAAGAATAGCCGTTATGGGGAGTTTATCGCTTGCAACAATTACCCTAAATGCAAATATATCAAACAAACTGAGAACGCTAATAATGAAGCCAAGCAAGAATTGTGCGAAAAATGCGGAGGGGAAATGGTGCAAAAATTCAGCAGAAACGGGGCGTTTTTGGCTTGCAACAACTACCCTGAATGCAAAAACACCAAATCGTTAAAAAACACCCCTAACGCAAAAGAAATAATAGAAGGCGTGAAATGCCCAGAATGCGGAGGGGATATTGCCTTAAAAAGGAGTAAGAAAGGCTCGTTTTATGGCTGTAACAATTACCCTAAATGCCATTTTTTATCCAACCATAAGCCCATCAACAAGCGTTGTGAAAAATGCCATTATTTGATGAGCGAAAGAATCTATCGCAAAAAAAAGGCGCATGAATGCATTAAATGCAAAGAGCGCGTGTTTTTAGAGGAAGATAATGGCTAA
- a CDS encoding radical SAM protein, with amino-acid sequence MAKENPPVVFGPVLSRRFGKSLGVDLSPSKKQCNYNCIYCELGKAKPIECMEEVIKVEILISAIQNALNNLTTPIDVLTITANGEPTLYPHLLELIQSVKPFLKGVKTLILSNGSLFYEPKVQQALKEFDIVKFSLDAIDLKAFERVDKPYSKDINKILEGILCFSQIYQGQLVAEVLLIKGVNDSANNLKLIAAFLKKINVARVDLSTIDRPSSFKAPKLSEDELLKCSLFFEGLCVSLPKRSTAQADQAKKLISCGIDELLALISRRPLSAEEAPLILDPNTFKHLETLLNHKQITIKKVGSLEFYCAF; translated from the coding sequence ATGGCTAAAGAAAATCCGCCTGTCGTTTTTGGGCCTGTTTTATCCAGGCGTTTTGGGAAGTCTTTGGGCGTGGATCTATCGCCCTCTAAAAAACAATGCAATTACAATTGCATTTATTGCGAGTTGGGCAAAGCCAAGCCAATTGAGTGCATGGAAGAAGTGATAAAAGTAGAAATCTTGATTAGCGCCATTCAAAACGCCCTAAACAACCTCACCACCCCCATTGATGTTTTAACCATTACCGCTAATGGCGAACCCACTCTATACCCTCATTTATTAGAGCTTATCCAAAGCGTCAAGCCTTTTTTAAAGGGCGTTAAAACTTTGATCTTAAGCAACGGTTCACTATTTTATGAGCCAAAGGTCCAGCAAGCCTTAAAGGAATTTGACATCGTTAAATTTTCTTTAGACGCTATTGATTTGAAAGCCTTTGAAAGAGTGGATAAGCCCTATTCTAAAGACATTAACAAGATTTTAGAGGGGATTTTGTGCTTTTCTCAAATTTATCAAGGGCAACTGGTGGCTGAAGTGCTGTTGATTAAAGGCGTGAATGATAGCGCGAACAACTTAAAACTCATCGCTGCATTTTTAAAAAAAATCAATGTCGCTAGAGTGGATTTAAGCACCATAGACAGGCCCTCAAGCTTTAAAGCCCCTAAATTGAGCGAAGATGAATTATTAAAATGCTCTTTATTTTTTGAAGGGCTTTGCGTGAGTTTGCCTAAACGATCCACTGCTCAAGCTGATCAAGCCAAAAAATTGATTTCTTGCGGTATAGATGAATTGCTCGCTTTAATTTCCAGGCGCCCTTTAAGCGCAGAAGAAGCCCCCCTAATACTAGATCCTAACACCTTTAAGCATTTAGAAACTTTATTAAACCACAAGCAAATTACGATTAAAAAAGTCGGCTCTTTGGAGTTTTATTGCGCGTTTTAA
- a CDS encoding DUF874 family protein — MPVIRVLVMLATMMMKLVKTAKEKKVFKNVGVSIMGITFWEAIKDSIKKQIKKSDWICGNVKTADDYLKTHPNSWLNSTIGVVTITTMLMNVCFADDQSKKEVAETQKEAENARDRANKSGIELGQEKQKTSNIETNNQIKVEQEKQRTSNIETNNQIKVEQEQQKTSNIQKDLVKEQKDLVKEQKDLVKEQKDLVKEQKDLVKEQKDLVKEQKDLVKEQKDLVKKAEQNCQENHSQFFIKKVGIKDSIAIEIEAECKTPKPAKTNQTPIQPKHLPNSKQPRSQRGSKAQELIAYLQKELESLPYSQKAIAKQVNFYRPSSIAYLELDPRDFNVTEEWQKENLKIRSKAQAKMLEMRNPQAHLSTSQSFSIIQNIVADISKEIETTANTEKKAEKAGYGYSKRM; from the coding sequence ATGCCTGTTATAAGAGTTTTAGTAATGCTTGCAACAATGATGATGAAATTAGTAAAAACGGCAAAAGAAAAGAAAGTTTTTAAGAATGTGGGAGTGTCTATAATGGGGATTACTTTTTGGGAAGCGATAAAAGACTCAATAAAAAAACAAATTAAAAAAAGCGATTGGATATGTGGGAATGTTAAGACTGCAGATGATTATTTAAAAACGCACCCTAACTCATGGCTTAATTCAACAATAGGTGTAGTAACGATAACAACCATGCTCATGAATGTGTGTTTTGCTGATGACCAATCCAAAAAAGAAGTGGCTGAAACTCAAAAGGAAGCTGAAAACGCTAGGGATAGAGCGAACAAGAGTGGGATAGAACTAGGACAAGAAAAACAAAAGACAAGCAATATAGAGACTAATAACCAAATAAAAGTAGAACAAGAAAAACAAAGGACAAGCAATATAGAGACTAACAATCAAATAAAAGTAGAACAAGAACAACAAAAGACAAGCAATATACAGAAAGATTTGGTTAAAGAACAGAAAGATTTGGTTAAAGAACAGAAAGATTTGGTTAAAGAACAGAAAGATTTGGTTAAAGAACAGAAAGATTTGGTTAAAGAACAGAAAGATTTGGTTAAAGAACAGAAAGATTTGGTTAAAGAACAGAAAGATTTGGTTAAAAAAGCAGAACAAAATTGCCAAGAAAATCATAGTCAATTCTTTATTAAAAAAGTAGGAATTAAGGATAGTATTGCTATAGAAATAGAGGCTGAATGCAAAACCCCTAAACCTGCAAAAACAAACCAAACCCCTATCCAGCCAAAACACCTTCCAAACTCTAAACAACCCCGCTCTCAAAGAGGATCAAAAGCGCAAGAGCTTATAGCTTATTTGCAAAAAGAGCTAGAATCTCTGCCCTATTCGCAAAAAGCTATCGCTAAACAAGTGAATTTTTACAGGCCAAGTTCTATCGCTTATTTAGAACTAGACCCTAGAGATTTTAATGTTACAGAAGAATGGCAAAAAGAAAATCTAAAAATACGCTCTAAAGCTCAAGCTAAAATGCTTGAAATGAGAAACCCACAAGCCCACCTTTCAACCTCTCAAAGCTTTTCAATCATTCAAAACATCGTTGCTGATATTAGTAAAGAAATAGAAACAACGGCTAATACTGAAAAGAAAGCAGAAAAAGCGGGTTATGGTTATAGTAAAAGGATGTAG
- a CDS encoding DUF874 family protein: MESVKTGRTNKVGKNTEVANTKTNKETHFKQASVITNTLRSIGGFFTKIVKKVRELFKKHPKKSNAALVVLTHAACKRAKELDDKVQDKSKQAEKENQINWWKYSGLTIATSLLLAACNVGDIDKQIELEQEKKEVENARDRANKSGIELEQEKQKTEQERQKTNKSEIELANSQIKTEQEKQKTNKSGIELEQQRQKAEQEKQKTINTQRDLIKEQKDFIKETEQNCQEKHGQLFIKKTRIKTGITTGIAIEIEAECKTPKPAKTNQTPIQPKHLPNSKQPRSQRGSKAQELIAYLQKELESLPYSQKAIAKQVNFYRPSSIAYLELDPRDFNVTEEWQKENLKIRSKAQAKMLEMRNPQAHLSTSQSFSIIQNIVADISKEIETTANTEKKAEKAGYGYSKRM, translated from the coding sequence ATGGAATCAGTGAAAACAGGAAGAACAAATAAGGTTGGCAAGAACACAGAGGTGGCTAACACAAAGACAAATAAAGAGACTCATTTTAAACAAGCGAGTGTCATTACAAATACGCTCCGATCAATTGGTGGGTTTTTTACAAAAATTGTAAAGAAAGTTAGAGAGCTTTTCAAAAAACACCCCAAGAAAAGCAATGCGGCATTAGTAGTATTAACCCATGCTGCATGCAAGAGGGCAAAAGAATTAGACGATAAAGTCCAAGATAAATCCAAACAAGCTGAAAAAGAAAATCAAATCAATTGGTGGAAATATTCAGGATTAACAATAGCGACAAGTTTATTGTTAGCCGCTTGTAATGTTGGTGATATTGATAAACAAATAGAACTAGAACAAGAAAAAAAGGAAGTTGAAAACGCTAGGGATAGAGCGAACAAGAGTGGGATAGAACTAGAACAAGAAAAGCAAAAGACAGAACAAGAAAGGCAAAAGACAAATAAGAGTGAGATAGAACTCGCTAATAGTCAAATAAAAACAGAACAAGAAAAACAGAAAACAAATAAGAGTGGGATAGAGTTAGAACAGCAAAGACAGAAAGCAGAACAAGAAAAACAAAAGACAATTAATACACAAAGAGATTTGATTAAAGAACAGAAAGATTTCATTAAAGAAACAGAACAAAATTGCCAAGAAAAACATGGCCAATTGTTTATTAAAAAAACAAGAATTAAGACCGGTATTACTACTGGCATTGCTATAGAAATAGAGGCTGAATGTAAAACCCCTAAACCTGCAAAAACAAACCAAACCCCTATCCAGCCAAAACACCTTCCAAACTCTAAACAACCCCGCTCTCAAAGAGGATCAAAAGCGCAAGAGCTTATAGCTTATTTGCAAAAAGAGCTAGAATCTCTGCCCTATTCGCAAAAAGCTATCGCTAAACAAGTGAATTTTTACAGGCCAAGTTCTATCGCTTATTTAGAACTAGACCCTAGAGATTTTAATGTTACAGAAGAATGGCAAAAAGAAAATCTAAAAATACGCTCTAAAGCTCAAGCTAAAATGCTTGAAATGAGAAACCCACAAGCCCACCTTTCAACCTCTCAAAGCTTTTCAATCATTCAAAACATCGTTGCTGATATTAGTAAAGAAATAGAAACAACGGCTAATACTGAAAAGAAAGCAGAAAAAGCGGGTTATGGTTATAGTAAAAGGATGTAG